CCGGCCGATTCTGAACATTCCGCCATCTTTCAGTGCCTGCAGGGCACGCCCTATGCCGAAACGGCGCGCCTGAGCACCGGCCAGCCCACCCCGGGCCTGCGCCGGATCCAGCTCACCGCCTCCGGCGGTGCCTTCCGCGACTGGGATGCCGCCGACCTGGTCAAGGCCACCGTGGCCGATGCCACCAGCCATCCGAACTGGAGCATGGGCCGCAAAATCACGGTGGATTCGGCCTCCCTGATGAACAAGGGCCTGGAGGTGATCGAAGCCCACTACCTGTTTGGCCTCGATTACGACCACATCGAAATCGTGATTCACCCCCAATCGATCATCCACTCGATGGTCGAACTGGCCGATTCCTCGGTGCTCGGCCAACTGGGTTGGCCGGACATGAAGCTGCCAATTCTCTATTGCATGAGCTGGCCTGAAAGGCTGGAAACCCCCTGGCGCCGCCTCGATCTCACCGAAGTGGGCTCCCTAACTTTCCGGGCTCCCGATCCCGCCAAATACCCCTGCATGCAGCTGGCCTATGCCGCCGGGCGGGCAGGCGGCACCATGCCCGCGGTGATGAATGCCGCCAACGAGCAGGCCGTGGCCCTCTTCCTAGAAGAGCAGATCCACTTCCTCGACATTCCAAAATTGATCGAGCGGGTCTGTGATCGCCACCGGGGCGACCTCACTAGCGATCCCTCCCTCGACGACGTGCTGGCCATAGACAGCTGGTCCCGTCAGGCGGTGCGGGAGGCTGCAGCCCAGCTGGAAACCAAGGCAACTGCGGCGTTGCCGGCGTGATTGCCCATCACCTGCTGCTCTGCGCGACCCCAACCAAGGGGCTCTGCTGCCCCGATCCCGAGCTCGGAGTTGCCAGCTGGGAAACCCTCAAGCGTTTGGTGCGTGAGCTGGGGCTAGAGGATCCGGCCAGGCCTGGGGGCATCGTGCTGCGCACCAAGGCCGACTGCCTGCGCATCTGCAGCCAGGGTCCGGTGCTGTTGATCTGGCCGGAGGGAATCGTCTATGGCGGCGTGGGGCCCGATCAAATCGAGCGAATCGTCAGGGAACACGTGATCGGCCAACGGCCGATTGAGGAGTGGATCATCAAGCGGCTGCCCTTCCAAGGCGCCCCCCCGAGCTGCGTTGCAGGCACCAGCTCCTGACCAGGCCATCACTCCAGGAGGCCTTAAAGCCATCCGGGTTGCGGCCAGATCGCCCAGTGCGGCCTTTGCGCCCATGAAATCCGTTGTGGCCGCCTTGGGCTGAAATCAGCACCTCAAAATTGATTGGGCCAAATTGCTCGACGGCTTGCTCGACGGCTTGCCGCAATTGAAGGGCGCCTGCCACTGGCACCCAGGGGTCGTCGGCGGCATGGATCAAGATGGTCGGGGGCAAGTCCGGGGCCCGCTCTGGCAGCCAAGCCAGGGGGGAGGCCGCCTGGTAGTAGGCCTCGACCGATCGATGGCCCCAGCGCGGAGCGGTGATCGCCGCATCAAAACCCCGAATCGTGCGGGGTCCCCCGCCAGCCTCCAGTGATTGCCGCTCCTCGGCAGTAAGACCAAAGGGATCGGCCAGGGTTTGGGCCCTCAGGCGCTGGAGCAACCAAATCCGATACAAGCCATTGCGGGGCAGTTCGATTTGGCTTGCACAGGCAAGTAGGTCCAGGGGGCTGCTCACTAGGGCCAGGCCATCGAGGCCGTCGGGCTGGGCGGCGAGGGCGTTGAGCAGCATCGTGCCCCCCAGGGAAAGCCCTACCCCAAGCAAGGGAAGGCCACCCGCCCATTGGCGGCATTGGGCCAGCACCGGCAACAGATCGCTGTTGCAGCTGGCCGCGTAGGTGCCTTTGGCAAGGGGGCGGCTGGCACCGGCACCGCGCAAATTGAGCCGCCACACCCCAAAGCCCGCGGCTTGCAGGGCCAGCGCCTGGCGCCGAACCCCCTGGCGATTACTGCTACCGCCCAGGCCATGGAGCAGCAGCACCCAGCCCCTCGGCGGCCCTGGCGAGAGAGCCGCCCCCCATGGCCTGTCCTCAAAGGCAATTAGCTCTTCCCCCGGGCCAATCTCAATGCTGCGGGCGATGCCCCGATCCGCCGGCAAGCAGGCCGGCCAAACGCTATCCCTGAGGGTTTGGAGGTCGGGGCCAAGCCAGGGCCAGCGTTGCTGGAAAGGGCCCTCCATTGCCAATCCCGACTCCAATCCCGACGCCATCCCACTAACTACAGACCTGCCAACCAGCTGCCAGCAAAACCGCCCCTAGAGGGGAGCGGCCACCTTGCCGACGCCCATGCTGCGCAATTCGCTGAGCAGACCGTTGAGCACGGCCTTGGCATCTCCAAAGACCATGGCGGTTTGGGGCAGTTCAAAGAGGGCATTGGAAATGCCGGCATAGCCGGCGCCAAGGCTGCGTTTCACCACAAACACCTGCCTGGCCTGATCCACCTCCAGCACGGGCATCCCGTAGAGGGGGCTGGTGGGGTCATTTTTGGCATCTGGATTGACCACGTCATTGGCGCCCAAAACGATCACCACGTCGGTGCGGGGGAATTCCGGATTGATCGCATCCATCTCGATCAACTGTTCGTAGGGCACATCCGCCTCAGCCAGAAGCACATTCATGTGGCCAGGCATCCGGCCAGCCACAGGGTGGATCGCATAGGTGACTTCGACACCGTGGATCTCCAAAACCTTGGATAGCTCCCTCAGGGCGTGCTGGGCCTGGGCCACGGCCAAGCCATAGCCAGGCACGAACACCACCCGCTCGGCCTGCTCCAGGGCCATGGCGCATTCTTCAGCGCTACAGCTGGTAATCCGGGTGTAGCTGGATTCCCCTGAGCCGGCTCCACCAGCACCGGAGCCGCCAGCGGCACCCAGGGCACCGCCAAACAGCACCGAAACCAGCGAACGATTCATAGCAGTGCACATCACCTGGGTGAGGATCAGGCCCGCCGCCCCAACCATGGCTCCAGCAACGATCAGCAGCTGGCTGCCCACCACGAAGCCGGCGGCCGCAGCTGCCACCCCGGAATAGGAGTTGAGCAGGGAGATCACCACAGGCATGTCGGCACCACCGATCGGCAGGGTGACGCCAATGCCCAGCAGGGTGGAAGCGCCTAGCAGCAGCCATAGGGCCCAGCCATCGGGCTGCATCGGCAGGCCAATGGCACCGGCCAGGGCCAGGCCGCTCAAGGCGAGGTTCACCCCATGGCGCAGGGAGCTCTGGGTCCAGGCGGGGGTATCTAGCCAGCCCTGCAGCTTGGCCATCGCCACGATCGAACCGCTAAAGGTGATCGCCCCCACAAACACCGAGATCACGATGGAGATGCGGGCCACCAGGTTGGGCTCGCTGCTCTGGAACAGGGC
This genomic interval from Cyanobium sp. WAJ14-Wanaka contains the following:
- a CDS encoding alpha/beta fold hydrolase is translated as MASGLESGLAMEGPFQQRWPWLGPDLQTLRDSVWPACLPADRGIARSIEIGPGEELIAFEDRPWGAALSPGPPRGWVLLLHGLGGSSNRQGVRRQALALQAAGFGVWRLNLRGAGASRPLAKGTYAASCNSDLLPVLAQCRQWAGGLPLLGVGLSLGGTMLLNALAAQPDGLDGLALVSSPLDLLACASQIELPRNGLYRIWLLQRLRAQTLADPFGLTAEERQSLEAGGGPRTIRGFDAAITAPRWGHRSVEAYYQAASPLAWLPERAPDLPPTILIHAADDPWVPVAGALQLRQAVEQAVEQFGPINFEVLISAQGGHNGFHGRKGRTGRSGRNPDGFKASWSDGLVRSWCLQRSSGGRLGRAAA
- a CDS encoding 1-deoxy-D-xylulose-5-phosphate reductoisomerase, which encodes MKAISVLGSTGSIGTQTLEIVDDFPDRFKVVALTAGNNLDLLISQIQRHAPEVVALADAEKVAELRQRLAALAPEQKPRRMPELLGGSDGLCAAAAWATADLVVTGIVGCAGLLPTLAAIRAGKDLALANKETLIAAGPVVLPELAKSGSRLLPADSEHSAIFQCLQGTPYAETARLSTGQPTPGLRRIQLTASGGAFRDWDAADLVKATVADATSHPNWSMGRKITVDSASLMNKGLEVIEAHYLFGLDYDHIEIVIHPQSIIHSMVELADSSVLGQLGWPDMKLPILYCMSWPERLETPWRRLDLTEVGSLTFRAPDPAKYPCMQLAYAAGRAGGTMPAVMNAANEQAVALFLEEQIHFLDIPKLIERVCDRHRGDLTSDPSLDDVLAIDSWSRQAVREAAAQLETKATAALPA
- a CDS encoding ferredoxin; translation: MIAHHLLLCATPTKGLCCPDPELGVASWETLKRLVRELGLEDPARPGGIVLRTKADCLRICSQGPVLLIWPEGIVYGGVGPDQIERIVREHVIGQRPIEEWIIKRLPFQGAPPSCVAGTSS
- a CDS encoding NAD(P)(+) transhydrogenase (Re/Si-specific) subunit beta, with protein sequence MHPTFMAIPAVLTESLPYVIDLGAVLLLALGIKGLSKVSSARTANGLAALAMGLATLGLLVQLQPGPTAWLWIAGGSALGGLVGWLMALRVPMTAMPETVALFNGCGGMASLLVAMGVALFQSSEPNLVARISIVISVFVGAITFSGSIVAMAKLQGWLDTPAWTQSSLRHGVNLALSGLALAGAIGLPMQPDGWALWLLLGASTLLGIGVTLPIGGADMPVVISLLNSYSGVAAAAAGFVVGSQLLIVAGAMVGAAGLILTQVMCTAMNRSLVSVLFGGALGAAGGSGAGGAGSGESSYTRITSCSAEECAMALEQAERVVFVPGYGLAVAQAQHALRELSKVLEIHGVEVTYAIHPVAGRMPGHMNVLLAEADVPYEQLIEMDAINPEFPRTDVVIVLGANDVVNPDAKNDPTSPLYGMPVLEVDQARQVFVVKRSLGAGYAGISNALFELPQTAMVFGDAKAVLNGLLSELRSMGVGKVAAPL